One Romeriopsis navalis LEGE 11480 genomic region harbors:
- a CDS encoding RibD family protein, translating into MVNDAKLNRPHVTAILAMSADGKLADYQRSAGRFGSPQDQRHLEEQVAAADLVLFGAGTLRAYGTTMSVQSPALKMARVSAGKPVQPIQMVCSASGELDASCDFFAQPIPRWLLTTTSGAKAWSAPQFDRVWSMGRAIDWPLVMQEFTQAGIETVALLGGGTIVASFLEAGLIDEIWLTVCPLILGGATAPTPVQSSGWLEDVAPRLQLIAARPIEDEVFLHYRVKSA; encoded by the coding sequence GTAAATGATGCAAAGCTGAACCGCCCCCATGTGACAGCGATTTTGGCGATGAGTGCCGATGGTAAGCTAGCCGACTATCAGCGATCGGCGGGGCGGTTTGGTTCTCCTCAAGATCAGCGACATTTGGAGGAGCAGGTCGCGGCGGCGGACTTAGTGTTATTTGGGGCCGGTACATTACGTGCCTACGGTACGACTATGTCGGTGCAATCGCCAGCTTTGAAAATGGCTAGAGTGTCTGCTGGTAAGCCGGTACAGCCGATTCAAATGGTGTGTTCGGCTTCGGGGGAGTTAGATGCGAGCTGCGATTTTTTTGCGCAGCCGATTCCGCGCTGGCTGTTGACGACGACTTCGGGGGCAAAGGCTTGGTCCGCGCCGCAGTTTGACCGGGTGTGGTCCATGGGCCGGGCGATCGATTGGCCGCTCGTGATGCAGGAATTCACCCAAGCCGGGATTGAAACCGTGGCGTTGCTGGGTGGGGGCACGATCGTGGCGAGTTTCTTGGAAGCTGGTTTGATTGATGAGATTTGGTTAACGGTTTGCCCCTTAATTCTGGGCGGGGCCACTGCGCCGACGCCCGTTCAAAGTTCTGGCTGGTTGGAAGACGTGGCTCCACGATTGCAGCTAATTGCGGCTCGGCCAATCGAAGATGAAGTATTTCTGCATTACCGAGTCAAGTCGGCTTAG